The window AAGAATTCCCTTTGTACCTGCGAATACAGTGGAAAAGATAAAAGCAATAACCTTCATATGGTGTAAACATAGAGGATCCTTTCAAAACATGGATCGGAGAGTTTGGAATCTTGGTCCTTTTCTTTGTTTGTAATTTTCTTGTTTTTGTCTTTTGTTTTTGCTTTGTACTTTTCCCTTGCATCGTCTTGATGTgaggtgttttttattttaatatatttgcggtttccaaataaaaaaaaaaagtttagtaaTGGATTATATTACTGATCCTGCCTAAAGAATCGTGTTATTTTGAAGGAAcggatcaattattaatttattaagacATTTATACAGCTTGGTTATCCTTACGAAGCCAGATCATATAGTCTCTAAAGAATCTCGACCACAAAACGCATGGTTTAGTTTAAAGTAACCggttttttctatatatataacCTCCATATCGCATAATTTCTTTTTATAAACCGGATcgatcatataatctttaaataCAGACAAAAAATAACAGTTTTTTTTTCTCTGAACATACCAAGTTATACGTCCCTCAAAAGCTGCTACAAAATATGCTAAAACAGGTTATATATATTTGGAGGATCCATGAGCTATTTTAATCATTGCCAACCCTTCAAAGGGCTTTTTGTATGATCAAATCACAAGGATTAACTTTTAAAACAGGTATTAACGAGAAAAAGAACAACACAAAGTTTCACTTAAGCATAATTAGAGCCACAATATCATACCATTCAGGCTCGCACATTTTTATAGCTTCTAAACAAAAAAGTCCATCATTACGCCTTTAAAATCTCCATACAAAGTTTTGTTTGACTAAAATCTATAACATTACTTTACCGAATTTGTTCCCCTCCCCTAAACATTACGTTCCTTACCTGCATCATGAATTGAAGATTACCTAAACGCCCCTCTTCAATTCGGTGTTCTCCTTGCTCAACTGATCAATGTGAGAATGAAGAACGTTGATCGTTGCCTGAGCCTGCATCAATTCAATCTTCAAGGCATCCTTCTCCATTGAAACTTCACGGATCTTGTTCTCCATGTCACGTATAAGCTCCATGTACTCAGGAGGCAAAGATTTCTCAAGGGCAGAAGCGTCAAATGAAGGTGGGGTTGCTGGAGGAtgtgtttctatagttgtaacaACTGCAGACAAAAGGTTTGTTGTTGTTTGACCTTGACTTGTCATGGTTGAATCATGGGAACCATTTGCATTGCTAGAATTGGGATCACTTCCTTTTGATGTTTTGTGGTGAAACAGTGTGAGAGTTTCGAGCTCAGGTTCAGAATTTAAAACACCATTTTCCGATCTTACCTTCTTGCATACAACCGGGATCATTTGAGCATCCATCTGAAAAGAGCTCGGTTTCATCAATCAAGAGCATAAAAGAGAGTTGAAATTTATTATTCAAGAAAATAAGCTCATGTCCATTGGTCCACACAATTACCAATTCATTTATTTTCAAACCGACCCATTTACAATTAAACCTATATTGGGGTTATCAAAAGAGCAAGCATGCACATGTCATTACACTTATGGTTCCACTTAGATCATGTCCTTTTTAGGGCAAAAACGGCCTTTCATGAGAGAAACCTATCTCGTGCGTAAAACCTAATATTGTGCAAATAGATATCTAAATATAGCAAGTATGAATGCATTTATTATATGGAACATGATTGGACTGGATGAGACCAAACATTTTCCTACGGCTCTTTTCAATGATGAGAATGAGGAGGGCATTCACATCTTTTGCACAGATAAGAGATGACCACTGGATGGgacaaaaaattgcaattttgtCTCATTGACATCAGGCTGGTCCAAATCCCTGACTCCAAGTCGAATGTATGCCAAGCAAGGCTTGAAATCCATGGCTCTAATCCGCATGTGGTTTTTCCAGTGTGGTGGGGGTCCTACCTGAGCATAACCTATGTCACCAGCCATATGAACTGATTACCTTATAGTAACAATTGCTTCTTATCTTGCCAAAAATATTCAAGTACCAAAAAGTATCAAACGCCTTAAAAGGTATATTTCAAGATAAACAATAGAAATAAACGTATATTTGGATAATTAGGAATGTCATCTAATGATAGCCTAAATTATTATTACCATTATATCTTATTATAGAAGATCTGATCAAATTTATCGTTAAGCTGATCTTTGCAAGAAACAAAAAGTTGGAACAAGGTACGGTTGCTACGAGGATCCTTATTATATCTCATAAATCTCAGTAGTATATTCCTACTTTTAAGAAGAAAACCTGTTACAGAAGGGATAAGCCGAAACGACTATTGTCTTCCTATATGTAATACAAATGGTTTTAGAAGTTTGTAATTTGGTGTATGGTGTAAATCTCGTTGTATTTCTAAAAAATGCATTATCGAATATCTTGTATGTGAAATAAAATCGTTCTTGATGCATAAATTTAGGGTATGTAATGTCACGTAAATGGACAAGCGAGACTATAATTATTGTCTCAACAAAAACATAATAGATTTTATGCATTTCTTGACTTTCATTTACTATATACGAAAAGAACGTATACAAGTAAGGTGCGATCGATTTGTGATGTGATTATGTAATAATAACGTACCTTGAATAGTTCCATGGATAACTAAAAATCAAAAGTAAAATCTAAAGCACGAATTTCATGCTCTTTTTTCATGCAATTtttcaagtgtgtgtgtgtgtgtgtgtatatatatatatatatatatatatatatatatatatatatatatatatatatatatatatatattcctctaGGAGCACGATCTGCCTACTATTGTGAGATGTAAATCAAGTACACATCATACAACTACCATGACAACAATATCAGATATATGTGAATTCTCGGGcccttagagagagagagacttcaaTATATAAAGACACTTACATGATATGACTATGACATGTTCCACCAATGTAGGATACAAAAAacctcacccccccccccccccccccccgacacACACACCCAGACAAGACAATGATGTGTTAAGCCAAGGGGTGCAGGACACCGGTATAAGATATATGTGAAATCTAATATTAACTCTCCAAAAGAGTCCTTATGGGGAAAGGGGGGACTCCATCATATAGACACTTATGAGGCCGTGTCGCACCAATTTGAGATCCACTAACAAACAAACATATCTAGTTGATGCCTACTATCAGGACAATGGGACAACAATGTAAAAGTACACACGTACACGGACACACATATATGTGTAAAGCAACACAATACCTGCATAGTGTTGTTTCCTTCGGCACAAGTTTCATCATCATTTTCCACATCATCCATTGTGTCTCGAACGGGAACAATGAGGGCTTCCTCATCATCCCATTCTTCTTCGAAAAATGGTCCATACCAATCTCCATTTGGCGGTCCTATactactcttttcaaaaattctGCATAGCACAAATGCATCCTTTTTTTTCCACACCACCCACAAAACAAGAACAATTATTCCATTTCGTTAGATTCAAACACCAAACAAGTAAGTATATTTAGGCTGCATTTGTTACACGGGACTTAAGTCTAAGTCATATATAGTTTTAGTTAAATGCATGCAAAACCCTTGTACAAAGTGTTATTTTATGTAATCTCATGTCTTGTAAAATGATCACATGTAATTCAAACCTGTGTTACTCCAGCTGTCTGCAATTCTTGATCCAAAAGTTTATATTCATGCATTACCCAATTAGTGCGTATGCCATGAGGGGCTCGGCCACTATGGAAAACTAGGGTTTTCTTCTGCCCTATCTTCTCAGACTTATGATTTATTTCCCGGATCTTCCCAGTTTCTTTCCAAAATCCGCGTTCAGTGGATCGTTTTACTCGAGAACTATTGGCGTACTTCTTATCTGTAGGACTGATGAAGTACCATTCTAGGTCTCTTGATTTCACTGAAGTATAGTCTAGAAAACCACAAATCACAAGAAGATCAACACCCTTATCTCAAAGATGGATATTACATATGTAAGATAAAGAACAGTCATTGCATAATCACAAATTCAGCCATTTATTTTTCAGAAATGCGATTGTTTTAGATATCAAAGGCCTCTAGTTGGGCAACAAAATGTTTTTATGGTAAACTTACTCCTACATAACTCTTTTGTTTTTTCTTATAGAAATTATCTATTTTTACTGAAAATTTCCAAGATTCATCTTCCCAGAAAGACAATAATTCATAACTGCAATAACTTTACTGTAATGAACAATCTTTACTTCAATTTTCCACTACTAAGTGAATCAGATTCCTAGTATCAGTAATTGAATTGCATGCAGGTGGTTTTATGGTTTCCAAGTCCGAAATTTTACTAAAGATGAAGTTTTCCCCAAATAGAAAACTACAACTTATAAGTCTTGCGAAATTCAATTCCCAACAAAATCATCATTTTCGATAACTTCAAGAAAACGTTGGAGAAATGGCGAACAAAAAATCATCAAACCAGAAAGAATTATGTATACCAGCAAGTTCCCAGGGCTCAGATTTGTAGATATCAACTTCCGGCACCATCTGAGACTGAAAGGGCTTCCCACAAACCTTACGCCTAAGGTAATACCTCACAAGTTCCTCATCGGTCGGGTGAAATCGGAATCCAGGAGCAACAAAAGTAGGCGGCAGCGGTGGGGGTGGTGGAGCGACGATCATGGATACACGACCCGTCTCCATCGGACCGAAATTGAATCTTTAGGGATTGATGGAAAATTAGGATCTTACTGGAagcaagagaaagagaaagaaagagagagatgtATATATATGCGTTTGTTTGACAGTGGGTGTGAAGTAACACCTGGTGACTGGATGCTTGCTTCACACGAAAATCAAGTAGTAGGAGAAATAAAGTGTGTATTAAATATAGTAGACTTTTTAGAATGTTATAAAAAGTTTGTTGGAACTATTTTTGAAGAAATGTTAAAAATGTTGATGGAAAAATTATGATTATCAACATTTATCAATTATCATCGTTTATCATGAGTCGTTATCTTAAATTTATATTGAACAAATTAGAGATAGCATTTAAAGAGCATTTAGGCCTTGTTTGATACCCGTTTGACTCGGTCTGGGTCAGCGATTTGAGCTGACTCGGTCAGACAATCGTGTTTGATACTTGCTGAGTGGGTCAGAATGTCTGGCCCAAATGACTTACTCGGTCAGCTTACAACATGCTGTTGACTGGAACAAAAGACTCTCATgccctcttctttcttcttccctCTCGACCTAAAAGAAATACGCagcaacaaaaaaaaatcatcgcTATCTTGCTTCTCCACAACCACCGacgcctcctcctcctcctcccaagATCGGCGCCGTTTTTCCTTCACTCCGACCTCCACCTTCTCCAGCCAGAGCCTCCGCCTTCTCCAGCCAGAGATGCGTCAACAAAGGTAAGCAACCTCTCTTTCTTTCGTCTTTTTTTTAACCAATAGATCGAACGGCAGTTCTTCCGTGTTTGTTTATAAGGTAAGAAATTAGAATTTGTTGCTTGTATGAGTTATGAAAAtctgaaacataattttttttttttattttggttccAATTCACCCtttgttttgacttcctaaactCAAAATTGCATTCTCACTACAAATGGTTAATGCACTTGAAACTTTCCCACTTTCTTATGAGATGCATATAGCTGGTTTTCTTGTGCTTTGGGTATATTATCTGGGATTAATTGTGAGTTCTATTACTTCAGATCCTTATCATGTTGATGATGATTAAGCTTCTAACAAAATAGATGAAATGGTGGCTGATGATTAATGGAATGGATTTTGTATAATGCTATTATGTGGTTATTTTTTGTATAGCTTTATTGTAATTGCTTGAGTTTGTATTTATACAATCTTATTTCATTCTAGTTTATAAATACTTTATTAAATCTAAATTTTCAATGTTCTAATCAAGAATCAAATTTATTGTTATGAACTTATGATACTTGAATTCATGTGGGATGTTGGTGATCTTTGctcatacacacatacatacatatcggGTGTTAAATGAAGATGAAGGCTATGATTTTGGAGGCTGATATGGagataagggtaaaatggttatttttcatCAGTCAGCCCAttagtcagatgtacaatcaaacaacatgatttcttacCCACTCAGGATTTCTTACCCAGTTAGACATTTTCCAGTCACTTTCTCAGCCAGTAACTATCAAACGAGTCCTTAATCTCATCATATAAAAACTAGGTGAGAGACTCGTATACTAtacgagtttattaaaaataaaagtttaatatcaatgtataaatattaaatatttaaaaaaaacttttacatAAATGTTAACGATATAATGAATAAATAATTCAATTTTTACTAATAAAAAACTATTTACATATTTTAAATAATGATGTTGAAAATTAGgtttaaacattaaatattttttaaattaactttcgAAATAAATACAAACGAAATAATGAATAAGTACTTAttgaatctatactaataaaaaatattattaatacaGTATATTGTAAATAGTTGTTatgaatcaaaattttcaaatacttcTTTGAAGacgatgtttttttttcatttattagggtatagATAGATATGTACTATAcacatatatttatttataaattttgaataaataataaatttgttAGAATTCAAATTAAAAGTCCAAAAAATTAAAGCTATATTTTGAATTCAAATATATCATCAAATACACGATATTAATTGTGTCATTATAACATCCATTTGAATTCAAATATGTTTGTAAATTAATGAACATTTAAAcagaataaataatatatatatatatatatatatatatatatatatatatatatatatatatatatatatatatatatatatatgatagtagACTCATTAATTAGTGAAATTGATTattgattaataaaaaaataaagacatcacataatgacaagtggaattcaaataattataaaatctcatataatgacatgtgacaaaagcTTTGAGAAAGTGACAGGTGacaaaaaaattcatttattaaagaggatgtgtatttttggtttttgaaatatctaaagaaaataaatttttaaatagttttataatcatgagaaaaaatatatataattttttggaAAACGAACTTGTAAAAAACTGTTTTGAAAAACAGATATTTTTTATACATGCATAAAAACCAAATATAAAGAGTggtaaaaataatttttcgaAAAATCTAATTTTGCAACGCCAAAGTTGTAAAAAATCAAAGTTgtaaaataaaaagttaaaagaGAATATTTCTCTAAAAATACTACGTTAAAGAAATTATTAAAAACAAAGTTAATTGTTAAAAATTTTGAACGAACCCATCAAAAAGAtctgttgaaaaaaaaaaattgaatggtGCAGGCTTACGGGCAGCTTAGCAAGGATTCAGATTTTGCAATTCCATAGAAAATATATAGTAAAAGGGTTATCTACCTCTTGAAAACATCATAATAACTTTCTTTCAAAAATGTCATAataattttctatgataattttGAAAGATTAGCTGAAAAACTAGTTGTTAGTTGAAGAGTTTCGGTCGGCTGATATGTGAAAAACTAGTTGTTAGTTGAAGAGTTTCGGTCAGCTGATATGTGAAAAACTAGTTGTTAGTTGATAAATTAGCTTTTAGATTGTTTCATGTAATTTGGCTTGAGCTCTTTGTCTGTCCTGCTGTTGTTTGCTTGCTTTTCTGTTTTAATAATATGCTagccgtttccaaaaaaaaaaaagttgataaactaacTTATAGAAAATGACGTTAAGTAAAAATTAACAAATAAACTAGCAATAAAATCTAaattacattaaaaaaaacatatagataaattattttatattataataCAAATGTATAATATATTTTGTTACaacaatataatttttaaataataGATTCTCTGATTTATGTATGTGAATATCATTACatctcataccatacatatagaGAATAAATTATTATTCTTAGGTCCGTTTGGCAATATTAATTTAATTTGTTGTAATATAATGTTCGGTGAAATCATAATAATAGTTTGTCATATTTTACAAAATAGTTTCTTAGCTAGTTTATTGATATGctatctaaaaaaaaaaaaaaaaaaaaaaaaaaaaaaaaaaaaacaaactagcGTAGTAGCTAGTTTTCCA of the Lactuca sativa cultivar Salinas chromosome 6, Lsat_Salinas_v11, whole genome shotgun sequence genome contains:
- the LOC111919190 gene encoding NAC domain containing protein 52, whose product is METGRVSMIVAPPPPPLPPTFVAPGFRFHPTDEELVRYYLRRKVCGKPFQSQMVPEVDIYKSEPWELADYTSVKSRDLEWYFISPTDKKYANSSRVKRSTERGFWKETGKIREINHKSEKIGQKKTLVFHSGRAPHGIRTNWVMHEYKLLDQELQTAGVTQDAFVLCRIFEKSSIGPPNGDWYGPFFEEEWDDEEALIVPVRDTMDDVENDDETCAEGNNTMQMDAQMIPVVCKKVRSENGVLNSEPELETLTLFHHKTSKGSDPNSSNANGSHDSTMTSQGQTTTNLLSAVVTTIETHPPATPPSFDASALEKSLPPEYMELIRDMENKIREVSMEKDALKIELMQAQATINVLHSHIDQLSKENTELKRGV